GACAATTTGAGACAATTCTTGAAAATAAGCAGAAGCCAGTCTGTGGAACCAGTAAGTGAAATAAAAGACATCCATCTgcttaaatacatttattctctgccatttcattattttttacttcaaaattttattttgatacaCATCCACACAAACCATTAGCATTCATGTAATTTTGCTTCTAACCTAGAAAAGGGACTCTTTTTGTCTTAGGTTAGCAGCATGCTGATATCCCCTCTACCTAAAGATGAATTTCTTAATGACTGGGTGCAAACTTACCTTTGGGGTTACCTTTTGTGAAAGAAATCACATATCAAAGTGGCTAATGATCCTACCCAAAGATAGGCATTAGGTTCCCAATTCTGTATAAAATTATGATATACAGCAATGGGACCAAACCAGGGCAGCACTTGGACACACTTAGTATTATACAGTAAGTAGCCCTGTTGCTCATTTATAATGATCTAACAATACTGAAATCCAACCCAACCTTGGCCAAAATAGGAAACATTTCATGATAAGCCTGCAGAAGATAATCTTTTCATTGAGTATCATGTGTACACTAAACTTGAAAATCGAAGGTCTCCCTCAACACTGTGTATGCACCCACCTTTTGCCACCCTGCCTGTACCAGAATAATTAACTTGCCAGTTTTACGATGAATTTCACTCTTTTTCAAGTCAATGAAACCCTAACTCTCTTGTCTCACCTTCAAACCACCCCCTCAACCCGGGCGATGGTAAAGACAGACCTCCGCACTGAGGTTTGCCTCGCAGACGAGAAGGCGAACGCGGGTATTCGCCTGTGCACCCGCGCGCCGCCGCACACCTTCAAAGCGGTGCCGTTACCACAGAGGAGAGGGCAGGCGCCTATCGGGCAGGCTGCGGCGGCTTCTGGCCCCTGTCTACGTGGCAGAGGCTCGAAGGCGGTGTGAGGGGAAAGCGCccaggaaggggaggggggcgACCCTGAGGAGCCGACCCTCGGAGGCTCCTCTCGCCCTGCCAGCGCCCGCCCGCTGTTCGCCGCGCCACCCGCTGCCCTGGGCGCAGGCGCTGCCCACAGCGCTCTCAGTAGCGGGCGGGGctgggcgaggcgaggcgaggcggcgTTGGCGCCTGCtccgctccccgcggcggcgcgGGCCCGGGGTGCCCCGGCAGGTGCCTGCTCCCCGAGCGGCGCGGCCGGCCGGGCGGACGGGGGTTGCGCTAACGCAGGAGTTGCGAAGCCCGGGGCGCTCGGCGGTGTCGGCGCGGGGCgctggccggggggggcgggccgCGGCGGAGGGCGAACAGGCGAACTCTGGAGCTGCTACATccgggctgcggcggcgggcaCCTGCCGCGCCGGGGGCCTCGGGTGACATTGGGCCTCGGCAGCTGAAGGGGTAGGACGGGCTCCGCAGCCTGGTAGAGAGCGAGACCTTCGCCTGCGCCCGCTGCCGCCATGTTTCGCGTTATGGTCAGCCACGCCAGGAAGCACCCCAGCGTGAGTACCCGGCGGCAGTGCCCTGGCGGCGCGGGGGCTGCGGCGCCTCGGCCCCGGCGTGCCGCCGCCCCCTCTCTGCGCCCTCCCCTACTGGCGGTCGGTGCCCCTGGCCCCGCCGCTCGCCCCCCTCCTCGCTCCTCTGTCTCCTTTCCCCCGGGATGCCTGGCCTCTCGAGTGGGCCGCGGCTGATCGGCGAGACTCGGCCAGGTCCCGTTTTCCCTCTGGTATGTGTGggcctttctgctgctgctgcagcagcaaggctCAAGGTGGTTCATCCATTCTTCCTGCTCATCTTTTTTGCTCCATCCCCCGCCCCCGTTTTCTTACTTTATCATCCGGGGTGCAGACGGTAGGGGCTGTTTTGGGCAGTGGAGGAACTAATGTTGGTTTTTCAGAAACGTGCTGTTATGGGACGTTTGGTTGTTCTGCAtgtagcagtattttttttcatgtctgccTCTTCGTAGCTGCTAGTTCCTCTCTGCCCCCAGGGATGCCCTGCACACAGGGAGTTTATGTCAGGGTTTTAGAGGGCCGTGCATTATGGCTCAAAGTGTGTGAACTTGTTCTTTGGTTTGTCATTGCTGTAGTCAGAAATGATATGTAATAATGTTATTTTGTTATATTATGgtgtgacatttattttttttttctttgtttgttctaGTTGATCCCTCTGTTTTTGATCATTGGATCTGGAGGTGTTGGCGCAGCCCTGTATCTCATGCGTTTGGCAGTGTTCAACCCTGATGTCTGGTATGTATAAAATAA
This region of Harpia harpyja isolate bHarHar1 chromosome 1, bHarHar1 primary haplotype, whole genome shotgun sequence genomic DNA includes:
- the NDUFA4 gene encoding cytochrome c oxidase subunit NDUFA4; its protein translation is MFRVMVSHARKHPSLIPLFLIIGSGGVGAALYLMRLAVFNPDVCWDKKNNPEPWNKLSPSDQYKFYSVNVDYSRLKKDRPDF